The following is a genomic window from Streptomyces lincolnensis.
GCCGGGCCCCTCCAGACGTACCCAGGTGCGGCCCTCGGGGTCGAGCGGCAACGAGTCGATCAACTCGGCGTCGGCGGCCGTACGTCGTACGAAGGCGAGGAGGTCCGCCTCGGTCGGGGCGGACAGGCCAGAGGTGGCGGAGGCAGTGGGAGAGGGGGAGGGAGAGACAGACACGGGCACCGTCCTGAAAGAGCGTTCGCGTGAGGGCGCGCGGCGACAGGAAGTGGCGCGCGCAAGAAGGGGGAAAGAGCTGCGAAGTCAGCAGGACGGACGACACACGCAGCCCGCATAGCGGACGAGGTCCATATGGACCCTCCGCCACAGGCGCACACAGGTGTCGGTCACGATCGGGAGTACACCACGAGGGTGGCGACGGGTCAACTCACTGTCACTATCTGGACGCGCGGCCGTGGACGCAGAGTGACGGTGGGCACGTGCACGCCTGTGAGAAACGCTCCGTGCCCACCCGCGTCAGCGCGAACTCGTCCCCGCCCCGGCTTCCGCCTCGGCCTTGGCCGCGCCGCCGACACTCGCCTCGGCGGCCGCGTACAGGTCGGCCGGCCGTACCCCGCCGAACGCCGTGACCAGGTGGCCGTCCGGCCGCATCAGAAGGACGGTGTGCGGGGCCGCGCCCGGATAGTCCTCGGCGACCAGCAGCTCGGCGGGGTGCGGCAGCGCGGTCACCGCCGCGGCGAGCCTGGGCATCACTCCCGCGGTCACCCAGTGCTTGCGCTCCCACACGCCCGTGCCCGGCGCGACCAGGACGACAAGGAGCGCACCGCGACCGAGGCGGTCCCGCAGCCGTACGAAGGAGCCGTCCTCCGCGGTGACCCGCACATCGGTGACGGGTGCGCCGGGCGGCGTGTCGACGGGGGTCTCGCCTTCGAGGTGCCGGGGTGCGAGCGGCGAGTCGGCGTACGCCCCCGGCGCACCGAGAACACCGCGCCCCAAGTGACCGTCCGTGAGGAGCGCGTCGTGGCCGCGGGCGGAGCCGGCGACGACCGCGCGCAGCCCTCCGCCACCACGCAGCAGCGGCAGTGCCTGGTCGGCGGCGCGCAGCCGGGCGGCGACGACCCCGCGCCGCTCCGCCTGGTAACTGTCGAGCAGCGCCTCGTGCGGCCCGTGGTGCCAGGCCGACGCCAGCTTCCAGGCGAGGTTGTCGGCGTCCCGGATGCCCTCGTCGAGCCCCTGCGTGCCGAGCGCGCCCAGCAGATGCGCGGCGTCCCCGGCGAGAAAGACCCTGCCGACCCGCCACCGCCGGGCCAGCCGGTGGTGCACCGTGTGGACACCGGTGTCGAGAAGTTCGTACGGCGGTGTCGAGCCGTCGGTCCAGCCCGCCAGGGTCTCCCGGATACGGGTCACCAGCAGCTCGGGCGTGACCAGGTCCTTGCCCGGCGGCAGCAGCCAGTCCAGGCGCCACACACCGTCCGGCAGGGGGCGCGCGGTGATCTCGCCGGTCGACGGGCCGGAGGTGCGCCACGGGGGCACGCGGTGCAGCAACGCTTCGCCGCTCCAGGGGAGTTCGGTGCGCAGGGCCGCGACGGCGTGCCGTTCGACGGCCGTACGGCCCGGGAAGCGGATGTCCTGGAGCTTGCGTACGGTGGAGCGCGGACCGTCGCAGCCGACCAGGTAACTGCCGCGCCACCAGGTCCCCTTGGGGCCGCGGGTGTGGGCGGTGACGCCGGAGGGCTCCTGTTCGATGCCGTCGAGCCGGCTCTCCACGGCCAGCTTGACGAGCCGTTCGCCGGCGAGAGCGGCCCGCAGGGCGCCCGTCAGCACGTGCTGGGCGATGTGCAGCGGGGCCGGAACGGCCTCGGCGGTGTCCTCGGGCGCGGCTTCCCCGAACGTCACCTCGCGCATCACCTGCTTGCGCCGCATCGACCGCCATCCGGCCCAACGCGCACCGGCCTCGTCCAGCGGAATCCCGGTCAGCCGCTCCATGAGCGCGGCCGTGTCCTCACGCAGTACGACGGTCCGCGCGGGACGCGGTTCGTCCTTGCCCGGCCCCTCGTCGAGGACCACGGAGGGCACTTCCTGACGCGCCAGCGCAAGGGCGAGCGTGAGCCCCACGGGCCCCGCTCCGACGATGATCACCGGGTCCACGGCGCGGCGCCCCCTGCCCGCAGCTGTGTCCCGAGAGACGTGGGTGAACAGGAAGGTGGGGCAGGGTGCACGATCACAGAACGTATGCAACAGATTGCCGGTGCTTGCGTCAAGTGACGGAGGGCAGTGGCGATCATGCCACTGCCCTCCGGGTGGTTCACGGGGATTGACCGAGCGTCAGACGCCCCCGGCTCCGGCTCCTGCGGTGCCCGCGACCGCCGCGTCGTCCGCCTTGAGTACCGCGCCGGTGCTCTTCTTGGCGCGCCGGAGCCGCTGCTCCAGCCAGCTCGCGAAGGTCGTCAGCGCGAAGTTGATCGCGATGAAGATCAGGGCGACGACCGTGAAGCTGGCGATGGTGTTGGCGCCGTAGTACGAGCTCATCGGGCTCACCGCCGCGATCAGATCGGCGAAGGTGAGCACACCGCCGCCGAGGGCGGTGTCCTTCACGATCACGACGACCTGGCTGACGATCGCCGGCAGCATCGTGGTGACCGCCTGCGGCAGCAGGATGGTCCGCATGGTCTGGCCCTTGCGCAGGCCGATCGCCATCGCGGCCTCGGACTGGCCCTTGGGCAGCGCCAGGATGCCGGCCCGGACGATCTCCGCGAGGACCGCCGCGTTGTAGAGCACCAGACCCGTGACGACCGCGTACAGCGGACGGTCGTCGGTGCTGACGTTCGTGTACTCGGAGTAGAGCGCGAGCCCGAAGATCATCAAGATCAGGACCGGGATGGCCCGGAAGAACTCCACGACGACCCCGACCGGCACCCGGATCCAGGCGTGGTCCGACATGCGCGCGATGCCGAGCACGGCGCCCAGCGGCAGTGCGATGACCATGGCGAGCGCCGCGGCCTTCAGGGTGTTCTCCAGGCCCGGCAGGATGTAGGTGGTCCAGGCCTCGGTTCCGCCGAAGAAGGGCTTCCACTTCGCCCACTCCAGCTGCTGCTTGTCCTGAAGGGTGCCGTACATCCACCACAACAGAGCGGCGAGAGCGGCTATGAAGACGACCGTCAGGGCGACGTTGCGCCGCTTGGCGCGGGGGCCCTGGGCGTCGTAGAGAAGGGAGCTCATCGCTTCACCGCCACCTTCTTGCCCACCCAGCCCATGATCAGGCCGGTCGGCAGCGTCAGACACACGAAACCGAACGCGAAGACCGCGGAGATCAGGATCAGCTGAGCCTCGTTCTCGATCATCTCCTTCATCAGCAGGGCCGCCTCGGCGACGCCGATCGCGGCGGCCACCGTGGTGTTCTTGGTGAGGGCGATGAGAACGTTCGCCAGCGGGCCGACCACCGAGCGGAACGCCTGCGGCAGGATCACCAGCGTCAGCACCTGGGTGAAGTTCAGGCCGATGGCGCGGGCCGCTTCCGCCTGGCCGATGGGCACCGTGTTGATACCGGACCGCAGCGCCTCGCACACGAAAGCGGACGTGTAGGCCACCAGGCCCAGCACGGCGAGCCGGAAGTTGGTGGTGTCGATGATGTCCGAGCCCATGGTGACGTTGAACGTCTGGAACAGGCCCAGCGAGGTGAACAGGATGATCACGGTCAGCGGTGTGTTCCGCACGGTGTTCACATACACGGTGCCGAAGCCGCGCATCAGTGGCACCGGCCCTACGCGCATGGCGGCCAGCAGGGTTCCCCAGATCAGGGAGCCGACGGCCGAGAGCAGTGTGAGCTGCACGGTCACCCAGAAGGCACCCAGCAGGTCGTAATCAGCAAGAAAGTCGAACACGATCTCCCGCGCTTCCGCGTGTCGAGGGCCCCGGCGCGCCGGTCCGTGGACCGGCGCACCCGTCAGGCGTTACTTCAGCTCTTGATGTCGCCGATCTTCGGCGCGGGCTCGTTCTTGTAGCCGGCCGGACCCAGGTTCTTGTCCACGGCCTTCTTCCAGGAACCGTCGGAGACCATCTTCTCCAGGGCGGTGTTGATCTTCGCCTTGAGGTCGCTGCCCTTCTTGACGCCGATGCCGTAGTTCTCGTTGGTCATCTTGAAGCCGCCGAGCTTGAACTTGCCCTTGAAGTTCGCCTGCGAGGCGTAACCGGCGAGGATCGAGTCGTCCGTGGTCAGCGCGTCGATGGCCTTGCTCTGTAGGCCGTTCAGGCAGGCCGAGTAGGTCGGGTACTGCTGGAGCTGGGCCTTGGGAGCCAGCTTCTCCTTGACGTTCTGCGCCGAGGTCGAGCCGGTCACCGAGCAGAGCTTCTTGCTGTTGAGGTCCGACGGCGACTTGATGGAGTCGTCGTCGGCGCGGACCAGGACGTCCTGGTGGGCCAGCAGGTACGGGCCGGCGAAGTCGACCTTCTTCTGACGCTCCTCGTTGATCGAGTACGAGGCGGCGATGAAGTCGACGTCACCACGCTGGAGCATGGTCTCGCGGTCGGCGCTCTTCGACTCCTTCCACTCGATCTGGTCCGCGTTGTAGCCGAGCTCCTTGGCGACGTACGTGGCCACGTCGACGTCGAGACCCGCGTAGCCCTGCGGGGTCTTCTGGCCGATGCCGGGCTGGTCGAACTTGATGCCGACGGTGATCTTCTTGTCGCCGCCGGAGGAGCCGGAACCGTTGCCGTCGCCGTCGTCCGAGCCGCACGCCGTGGCGGTGAGGCCGAGCGCGAGGACGGCGGCCGTGGCGGCGGTGACCTTGCGGAGCTTCATGGTGAACATCCTTTGCGTGGTGAAGAGATGCGAGCCGTCGAGGCGGGTGACTCAGGTTCGTCGGGCGCGCGGGGCGGGCCGTGGGTGGTGCGGGATCAGCGGTCCAGGATCAGTGGTGCAGGATCTTGGACAGGAAGTCCTTGGCGCGGTCGCTTCGCGGGTTGCTGAAGAACTGGTCCGGCACAGCCTCTTCGACAATGCGGCCGTCGGCCATGAACACCACCCGGTTGGCGGCCGAACGGGCGAAGCCCATTTCGTGGGTGACGACGATCATCGTCATACCGTCCCGGGCGAGCTGCTGCATGACCTCCAGCACCTCGTTGATCATCTCGGGGTCGAGCGCCGACGTGGGCTCGTCGAAGAGCATGACCTTGGGGTCCATCGCCAGGGCGCGCGCGATGGCGACACGCTGCTGCTGGCCGCCGGACAGCTGTGCGGGGTACTTGTCCGCCTGTGTGGCCACGCCCACGCGGTCGAGCAGGGCGCGGGCCTTCTCCTCGGCCGCCTTCTTGTCGGCCTTGCGGACCTTGATCTGGCCCAGCATCACGTTCTCGAGCACGGTCTTGTGCGCGAAGAGGTTGAAGGACTGGAACACCATGCCGACGTCGGCGCGCAGCCGGGCCAGCTCCTTGCCCTCCTGGGGCAGTGGTTTTCCGTCGATGGCGATATCGCCGGAGTCGATCGTCTCCAGGCGGTTGATGGTGCGGCACAGGGTGGACTTACCGGACCCCGAGGGTCCGATGACCACGACAACCTCGCCGCGGGCGATCGTCAGGTCGATGTCCTGGAGTACGTGCAACGCGCCGAAGTGCTTGTTGACGCTCTTCAGGACGACCAGTTCTCCGGTCGCGGCCACATCTTCCTTGGCCACCGATACTTCGGTCATCGCTCTCTGGCTCCGTCCTCCTCGGTTTCGGAGGACCTTAGTAACCCATGCCACCTGCGTCATTACATCTGAGGGGAATCTGAGGATCACGATCCGATAGCAATCGGACACGTGTCGTAGCACTTGCGAGCTGGGCGCGTATCGGCCGGGTAACGGAAGGCTCGCGCAACCGGAACCCTCTTGACGCCGTCCTCGTCCATCAGCGTGACTGCCATGTGCACCCGCGCGCGTGCTCGCGTTTTTGCACCATGCTGAGTACTCGTTCCGAGTGCTCATTCTGATCGTACGTCCGATGAACGAAGGGGGCCTGGGTGAGACTGCTCCTTGTCGAGGACGACAACCATGTCGCCGCGGCTCTGTCCGCGGTACTGGCGCGCCACGGTTTCGACGTCACACACGCCCGCAGCGGCGAGGAGGCCCTCCAGGCCCTCGTCCCGGAAGGCGCGGGCTTCGGAGTCGTTCTCCTCGACCTGGGACTGCCCGACCAGGACGGCTACGAGGTGTGCGGCAAGATCCGCAAGCGCACCAGCACGCCGGTGATCATGGTCACCGCCCGTGCCGACGTGCGCTCACGCATCCACGGCCTCAACCTCGGCGCCGACGACTACGTGGTCAAGCCGTACGACACCGGGGAGCTGCTGGCCAGGATCCACGCCGTCAGCCGGCGCACCCCCCATGAGGACGCCCACGGGGCCGGTGACGGCGCGCTGCGCCTCGGGCCGGTGCGGATCGAGCTGCCCACCCGGCAGGTCAGCGTGGACGGTTCGGTGGTCCAGCTGACCCGCAAGGAGTTCGACCTGCTCGCCCTGCTCGCCCAGCGACCGGGCGTGGTCTTCCGGCGGGAGCAGATCATCAGCGAGGTGTGGCGCACCAGTTGGGAGGGGACGGGACGCACCCTGGAGGTGCATGTCGCGTCCCTGCGCGCCAAGTTGCGCATGCCCGCGCTGATCGAGACCGTACGTGGCGTGGGCTACCGGCTCGTCGCCCCGGGCTCGTAGCGGGGTCGGGTGCGCACACGTCTGCTCCCGCTGCTCATCATCCTGATGGCGGCCGTCCTGCTCGCGCTCGGCATCCCGCTGGCCGCGAGCGTGGCGGCGGCCCAGCAGCAGCGCGTGGTCGTCGACCGGATCGACGACACGGCACGCTTCGCGGCCCTCGCCCAGTACGTCACCGACACGGCGGGCGGGGCCAACGAACGCCAGGAGACCCTGAGCAGCGAACTCGCCAGCTACCACGAGGTCTACGGCATCAGCGCGGGCGTCTTCTACCGCAACGGCACCGACATGGCCAAGGCCCCGGCGAGCCTCGTCCTGCCGGGTGAGAACGACACGGGCGAGGTGCGCGCCGCGTTCGACGAGGCGCTGACCGGACGGCGCAGCCACGACCCCAAGCAGGTGTGGCCCTGGCAGCGGCACAGCCTGGTCGTCGCCTCGCCGGTCATCCGGGACGGCGACGTCGTCGCGGTCGTGCTCACCGACTCGCCCACCGGGCCGATGCGTTCGCGGATCCTGCACGGCTGGCTGGTCATCGGGGCCGGCGAGATCGCCGCGATGCTGCTGGCCGTGGGCGCGGCCCTGCGGCTGACGGGCTGGGTGCTGCGTCCCGTGCGGGTCCTGGACGCCACCACCCACGCGATCGCCAGCGGCCGTCTGAAGTCCCGGGTGGCGGCCGCCGGCGGGCCCCCGGAACTTCGGCGCCTGGCCCACGCGTTCAACGAGATGGCGGACAACGTCGAGGACGTCCTGGAGCAGCAGCGCGCCTTCGTCGCCGACGCCTCGCACCAGCTGCGCAACCCGCTCGCGGCGCTGCTGCTGCGCATCGAACTGCTCGCCTTCGAGCTTCCGGAGGGAAACCAGGAGATCGCCTCCGTCCAGGCCGAGGGCAAGCGGCTGGCGCAGGTCCTGGACGACCTGCTCGACCTGGCCCTGGCCGAGCACACCGAGGCGACCATGAGCATCACCGACATCGGCGCGCTGACCGCCGAGCGCGTCGCGGCCTGGACACCGACGGCCGAGGCCAAGGGTGTACGCCTGGTGGGGGACTGCCCGGCCACGACCGCCTGGGCCGACCCGGTCACGCTGTCCAGCGCGCTGGACGCCGTCATCGACAACGCCGTCAAGTTCACTCCGAAGGACGAGACCGTCGAGGTGACCGTCGCCGCCAACGGCGGGACGTCGACCGTCGTGGTCACCGACCGCGGCCCGGGCCTGACCGACGAGGAACTCACCCGCGTCGGCGACCGCTTCTGGCGCAGTGGCCGCCACCAGAACATCAAGGGCTCCGGCCTCGGCCTGTCCATCTCCCGGGCCCTGCTCGCCGCGGGCGACGGCTCGATCACTTACGACCACCATGAGCCTCATGGCTTGAAAGTGACGGTCACGGTCCCGCGGTCGCGGCCACTGAGGTGAGACGCGGTACGGCACGAGGACCAGGTTCTGTACGCCGTACGGGTGAGGGCCCGGTCCTGTTGCGCGTCGCCCTGCGTACGCCCCGCACGCGGGCCTCTCTACGCCGTTGCTCGGGATGTCGTACGGCAGGTGCCTGAGGGTCTACGGCTTGACGGAGCGGTAGTAGCGCCGGGCGCCGTCGTGGAGGGGGAGCGGGTCGGTGTAGATCGCGGTGCGCAGGTCGACGAGCTGGGCGGAGTGGACGACGCTGCCGATGCCGTCGCGGCTGCGGATCACCGTCCGGGTCACCCACTCGGTGAGCCGGGGGTCCATGTTCTCGCGGGTGATCAGCAGGTTGGAGACCGCCAGCGTCGGCACGGTCGCCCCCTTCTGGATCGAGGGGTAGGCCGACTCCGGCATGTTGGTGGCGCGGTAGTAGTGGGTGGCGCCGCCCTGGGCGTGCAGCTTGGAGACGAGACCGGGGCTGATCGGCACGAACCGGAACCGGTGCGA
Proteins encoded in this region:
- a CDS encoding putative leader peptide, which encodes MTDTCVRLWRRVHMDLVRYAGCVCRPSC
- a CDS encoding FAD-dependent monooxygenase, translating into MDPVIIVGAGPVGLTLALALARQEVPSVVLDEGPGKDEPRPARTVVLREDTAALMERLTGIPLDEAGARWAGWRSMRRKQVMREVTFGEAAPEDTAEAVPAPLHIAQHVLTGALRAALAGERLVKLAVESRLDGIEQEPSGVTAHTRGPKGTWWRGSYLVGCDGPRSTVRKLQDIRFPGRTAVERHAVAALRTELPWSGEALLHRVPPWRTSGPSTGEITARPLPDGVWRLDWLLPPGKDLVTPELLVTRIRETLAGWTDGSTPPYELLDTGVHTVHHRLARRWRVGRVFLAGDAAHLLGALGTQGLDEGIRDADNLAWKLASAWHHGPHEALLDSYQAERRGVVAARLRAADQALPLLRGGGGLRAVVAGSARGHDALLTDGHLGRGVLGAPGAYADSPLAPRHLEGETPVDTPPGAPVTDVRVTAEDGSFVRLRDRLGRGALLVVLVAPGTGVWERKHWVTAGVMPRLAAAVTALPHPAELLVAEDYPGAAPHTVLLMRPDGHLVTAFGGVRPADLYAAAEASVGGAAKAEAEAGAGTSSR
- a CDS encoding amino acid ABC transporter permease, yielding MSSLLYDAQGPRAKRRNVALTVVFIAALAALLWWMYGTLQDKQQLEWAKWKPFFGGTEAWTTYILPGLENTLKAAALAMVIALPLGAVLGIARMSDHAWIRVPVGVVVEFFRAIPVLILMIFGLALYSEYTNVSTDDRPLYAVVTGLVLYNAAVLAEIVRAGILALPKGQSEAAMAIGLRKGQTMRTILLPQAVTTMLPAIVSQVVVIVKDTALGGGVLTFADLIAAVSPMSSYYGANTIASFTVVALIFIAINFALTTFASWLEQRLRRAKKSTGAVLKADDAAVAGTAGAGAGGV
- a CDS encoding amino acid ABC transporter permease → MFDFLADYDLLGAFWVTVQLTLLSAVGSLIWGTLLAAMRVGPVPLMRGFGTVYVNTVRNTPLTVIILFTSLGLFQTFNVTMGSDIIDTTNFRLAVLGLVAYTSAFVCEALRSGINTVPIGQAEAARAIGLNFTQVLTLVILPQAFRSVVGPLANVLIALTKNTTVAAAIGVAEAALLMKEMIENEAQLILISAVFAFGFVCLTLPTGLIMGWVGKKVAVKR
- a CDS encoding glutamate ABC transporter substrate-binding protein, translating into MKLRKVTAATAAVLALGLTATACGSDDGDGNGSGSSGGDKKITVGIKFDQPGIGQKTPQGYAGLDVDVATYVAKELGYNADQIEWKESKSADRETMLQRGDVDFIAASYSINEERQKKVDFAGPYLLAHQDVLVRADDDSIKSPSDLNSKKLCSVTGSTSAQNVKEKLAPKAQLQQYPTYSACLNGLQSKAIDALTTDDSILAGYASQANFKGKFKLGGFKMTNENYGIGVKKGSDLKAKINTALEKMVSDGSWKKAVDKNLGPAGYKNEPAPKIGDIKS
- a CDS encoding amino acid ABC transporter ATP-binding protein — protein: MTEVSVAKEDVAATGELVVLKSVNKHFGALHVLQDIDLTIARGEVVVVIGPSGSGKSTLCRTINRLETIDSGDIAIDGKPLPQEGKELARLRADVGMVFQSFNLFAHKTVLENVMLGQIKVRKADKKAAEEKARALLDRVGVATQADKYPAQLSGGQQQRVAIARALAMDPKVMLFDEPTSALDPEMINEVLEVMQQLARDGMTMIVVTHEMGFARSAANRVVFMADGRIVEEAVPDQFFSNPRSDRAKDFLSKILHH
- a CDS encoding response regulator transcription factor, with translation MRLLLVEDDNHVAAALSAVLARHGFDVTHARSGEEALQALVPEGAGFGVVLLDLGLPDQDGYEVCGKIRKRTSTPVIMVTARADVRSRIHGLNLGADDYVVKPYDTGELLARIHAVSRRTPHEDAHGAGDGALRLGPVRIELPTRQVSVDGSVVQLTRKEFDLLALLAQRPGVVFRREQIISEVWRTSWEGTGRTLEVHVASLRAKLRMPALIETVRGVGYRLVAPGS
- a CDS encoding sensor histidine kinase; amino-acid sequence: MRTRLLPLLIILMAAVLLALGIPLAASVAAAQQQRVVVDRIDDTARFAALAQYVTDTAGGANERQETLSSELASYHEVYGISAGVFYRNGTDMAKAPASLVLPGENDTGEVRAAFDEALTGRRSHDPKQVWPWQRHSLVVASPVIRDGDVVAVVLTDSPTGPMRSRILHGWLVIGAGEIAAMLLAVGAALRLTGWVLRPVRVLDATTHAIASGRLKSRVAAAGGPPELRRLAHAFNEMADNVEDVLEQQRAFVADASHQLRNPLAALLLRIELLAFELPEGNQEIASVQAEGKRLAQVLDDLLDLALAEHTEATMSITDIGALTAERVAAWTPTAEAKGVRLVGDCPATTAWADPVTLSSALDAVIDNAVKFTPKDETVEVTVAANGGTSTVVVTDRGPGLTDEELTRVGDRFWRSGRHQNIKGSGLGLSISRALLAAGDGSITYDHHEPHGLKVTVTVPRSRPLR